The Cryptomeria japonica chromosome 2, Sugi_1.0, whole genome shotgun sequence region AAGGAGAATGAAAAATATACAAAGATGTGGTATAGGTCATGAAAAcaagaccatgttaggtacccatgtacacatAGATATAtcacaaatgaaaaaagagaagACATTCTAGAGAAAAACTACTACTCAAAAGAGAGAAAAACATGAACAAAGGAAGGAGTCAAGATGACTCCCAAGGACCACTTCTGTCATAGATACAATAGATGTCCTTTGGATAGGAGAGAAAAAatgtgaaggactaagaagcctccaaaaacTATCCTAAAAGGAGTAGGAACATGTAGATTATTATGAAGAATACTCTTGAACCATGAAGTTTAGCTACAAATAACTAACAAAGAATAATTGCTATGGTGTGGAAAGTGAAGAACCTCCTCCACAATTAGGGTAACTATCAAAATAAAATGTAAAAATATACATGAGTGATCCTAATGATACTAATTGAAAAATGACCAAATGGCTAACCAATGCAATAACCTAGTAGTCCAAGATACATATGGCACATCAATTTGCATAACTGGACCTAGTACCACTACTCAACCATTACATATATAatctataaattaaaaaatataggtTCTATTTGTCTCAAAAATAGTGACTAACTAGGGATGGAAAATTACATTCATAAATAGGAATACATATGATCTCACTCTGGATAGAAAATGAGGAAACATTAGCACTAATAGTATGCTACTGTCATAATGCTAACAAAAGATAGGTAAGACAAGTCCACTGAAATTGTGTAACACAATGTAGtgtaagaagatgaagaagaaacaaTAGAAGATGCATAAGGTATTACCTAGAAAAATAGTGTATGAAAAGAAGACACTCACATGAAGGTAGACAAGTTTTTTATTACaaataataaaacacacaaaaaaagatTCCTCATGGTACTTTATAAATTAGTGAGTATAATAATGACATAACATGATGCTCTTATAGTGGTGAACTTTCAATTTTCATGAAAATTCTCATATGGTTTTGCACCTATTTTGAGAGAATTACTTAATGCAATAAACACATCAACAAAGGACACATTCTTGTTTGAATTTTGgttaatttttaatattattatttacccTCATTAcactttctatacatttatctccaCTATATCCACACAAACACATATCTTAATACATTCATTATAATTACTCATTTACTACACCTCTACATGCACCTATTCTCAATATTCTATTTCCTCCATTCTAGCATCTTTTTGTTCTAGATCAATTTAACAAGTATGGTATCGATTCCACTCCCATGGATTTGACccttaaatttgtaaaattcaaattcaaatttcatttatTCCCATCCATTTCACTAGCTACTATGACTTAACTAGTAGACATTTTCATAATGTATTATATTTCAAGGCATTGAATTGCattcatttatcatttttttaCATTTGAGCATTATTCACATTTAAGAAAGGAGGATGCTAGACCAATTCATTTGGAGCtctaaaataaattcaattttacAGTATCTCTAGAGATTGTTAGCCTTGGTGTTTTCCATGATCAACCAAAATGGCAAATCCCCTTAATACCACATATCTCAATTATACTATACATATTTTTTCTAAATTGTAATGAAAGCGTTGTATAAATGCTTGGTGGTTGTTATAGGCAATATCCAATAATTGATTTTAggaaactttgataatattgtactaAATATACATGACCTTGATTGGACCATCATTTTCTTTGTTAATTATATGTTGGAGTTGAAGTTAAGTAGGTCCCCTTGAAATTATGAAGTTTTCACATAATATAAGGCTATGTGAAAAAACAAGCGTCAATAGATTAACAAGATTGACATTATGCaaaataatttatagaaaatttgaaaTACCTCTTTTAAACTAGTTTCTTTTTACACTTCCTAACCACTAATGTCTATCTATATCACATTAACTATATTACTCATGTCTATCCCCATATTCATACCTATTCTAGAGGTTAATCTGTCAAAATTTCAAACTTTCGTTTGTTTATAAAATGGATGGACTGGAAtagcttaaaccacacacactaagcttaaacttctaggcttaaaaatgttaaacactcagagttgactgacattttctagacttaatatgttgcttaatatatgtggtcacactaagaatacatttTTAGACTTAAAAGTATTAAACACTCAGATTTGACTAACCTTTACTTAGTGTGTGGGATTTAAGGCTACCTGGATGAACCGGTCACAATTATGAGGAAGGAACCCTCGATTGGTTAAATTAGAATCCATTAAATGGTATTTTCCAGCAAACATTTTTGTTCTCTATTTGAAAATGCTTTCTAAAATCCGCTGTTATCATTCATCAATATTTAAGGGAAATTTTGGTGTAAAAATTAAAACGAACTTAGTCACAAACATGTTCTTCACACTTAGGAACAGATATACATTTCAACGCATTCTCTCATTcagaaaagagcaatgaaattatttatggaaattggtcATCCATCCCTTCTCCAGAACCAGATTAAACTGTCCATAAACGGAAAAAGAAACCAAGCAAAACCAATTATACGATACTTAAAGTATGGTCAAACACTAACCTCTGGACATGCTATCAAAGTAGCAAAACAAATGAAAACACAGACTTCTTATAACTTCTACACACCATTTCTTACGTTGCCGTTAACTATATAAGACCTGAAGAATACTGAACACCTGTAGATGGCAACCACGAATTTCCTTGTATGAATTGACCCACAGTAAACCGGCTTGCTTCCCCTGATGTCCTGATCACATGGTGGCCCCGCCATTTTACTCTATTTGCAGTACCAGCACCGGGGCCATAATTCTTGTATTCTCCATAATAGAGCGTATCCAATGCAAAGTTTCCGGCCCATTCATACCAACCGGCGGGCTGAATCAAATCGCCCAGGTAAGACTGAATTATTACAGTACGAGAATACTTCCTCCATGGCCTTCCCAGAAAAGCCTGGAACGATCTCTTCACAGCAAGAAACTCAGGGTCTGCTAAGAGCCTGCAGTTGTGTATGGATATGCCCGTGTTCTGATTTGGGTCCTCTCTGCCTTGAGCTGTGTACACTATTTTTTGCTTTGGTGAGGGCCTACGTGCCATGAGATTACAGTTCTGAAGAACCACTGCGGCATTGCCAAAGATGAAGTCTACAGTGCCATGGACGTCACAATCGCGGTAGAATTGGCGAAGGGAGTGGACATAAAGAGTGTCCTGGAAGCCCTTAATACTACACCTGTAGAATGCCGAGAAATCTGATCCCACACGAAGGGCCACTGCCTGGTTTTTGGCTGGTCCTGCCGTGTTCTGGAAAGTTATGTCGCGGGCGATGAATTTCTGCCCCGTCACAGCTGCAGTATTCATTCCAAATTAGTATAGCTCTATTGTTTACTCATCAATATATCACATCATAAGATGTAAAGTGCACTGCTGGTTTTcctcaaaaaaaattcttttggatttaaaaaaCTATATGGAGTGCTGTTTTCAGCCACTTCCAAAATAAAATAAGGGACAAGATATATTTGTGAGAGTACCCAGCTAAGATTCCTAACCTCAATGGCTGTCATATGATagttattttaaaaaaagaaaaaggaacaaTTTAAAGCTGCTAAATATATTAAATCTCATTTCAATCAATTGCACTATTAATTGTTCCGAAGAGTGAGTTTAAATTGGTTAAAGGAACAATTTAAAGCTGCTATATAAGTTAAATCTCATTTCAATGAATTGCACTATTAATTGTTCCGAAGAGTGAGTTTAAATTGGTTAAAgaatgaagtttttgttgaagataatcaaaattgattttaaaggGGACATTTAATATGAAATTTTATGAAATGAATTTTCGTTCTTTCAAGTTGACTTTTAATATGGAGGTGGTTTCTAAATAATTAGATTTCTAAATTGTGACTTTTGTCAATGAATCACTGATTTGCATATAACTGATTTGCACATGAAGTTGAATAGTTCTTAATGAGCCCACTAGGGATCAACTTCTATTGAGTGCACAACTTTGACATCATAAAGGATGAAGTTGAGATTGTACCTCTTgcgaatttggtggaatggatacccctcaatcctTGGCTCTTAGCTAAAGAGGTTTCAGCATGGCTTGTGCTCACATATTGGGTACTTAAAACAACTTTGTGGATGAAAAATCctccataaaaataaataaattgtcacTCTTGATTTTCCATAAGTGATTTCTAGTTTTGTTGTTTGAAAGGAAAGGATATTAGTCTCATGATTATATTCACAAAAAAATGTACTGATTTCATGTTGATACTTATATGAACAAAATACTTATAAATggttcaaaatataaaaaaatatattaattaaatatttaaattttaaatttataaattttaagtATGATAATTTTATTTCTCtctatataaaattaaatttaatataacCTAGAAAATAAGAAAGTATTGAACATTAAGTTATAATGAATAATAATATCCATTTAAAATAGGGTATATTTATTTCAAATTGTTTGTAAATTATCAAAGACAATAATAATGTGTGGATAGAAAGAATATATCCATTCAAattgtttattaattatttttttaaaaatcaaataataaacatataataatattaactcatatattgtttcatattaaatgtgtatatatattttaattatatgtaACATATTATATTAAAGTAGTTAATGATATTATTTGATATGATCCCGTGACGCAATGGTAAGCTACACACGTCCTACTTGGGAAGTCTTGGGTTTGAGCTTGCTCGAAGCCCCCACCATCTATTGGATCCCTCAACCAACGAATTGGTTCAAGTCAAAAGGCGATGACGTAGGCTGGCACATGCAAAATGGAGGCCATGTAGTTGAGACCAAACAAACAAAGTTGCTAATGTGGAGGTGTTAATGCCTCTTCATTCGGCGACAATTGTTATGGTGTAGATGGAGGAATGAGGAGGAAGGTACATGTTCGAATTGGTGAGGATGCTGCAGAGAGATAAGGGTGCCatttggagtgataaggagatgCCCAAGAAATGAAAGAGAATTAAGAGATCAATACCAAACAAATTAGGGAGGTGTTAATGCCTTAACAGACCAAAAAATGTAACCTAGGGATGAGGTCTCCCATTGTaaccccactggttcatagctccaatcaaaagcaaTATATGGAACcaattatcaataaaaaaataatgatattatttaatattaaataatatcatgattttttttatcaagattcaattgtgtagtttttgagtcaaactcaatgacccatgtttcatgaCTAGTGGTTCACAATAACaaatctctcatgagaatgaatggtccacttagcactcattgcatctaagtGATGCTCACAAGGACTTTCCACTtgttgcatctaggtgatgctcacaaggaccaatgtttcatgagtagtgattcacaagaacccatctctcatgagaatgaatggtccactaaGCACTCATTACATCTAGGTAATTCTCACAAGGACTTtccactcattgcatctaggtgatgctcacaaggaGTTTCCACTTGTTGGGCCTTCCCAAGAGGTCACCCATCCCGGTACTACTCCAATTCAAGTGCGCTTAACCAtgaagtttcctccaaggttaaacccacttagcttgcaactcAATTTGCAAAGCAAGTGtcgtgccttatgaaccattcattatacagtccctttagctcatcaattgataataTTTTCTACCTATCAATTAAATaatatcattaacttatttaatttaatatatttatataaaatataaatttaataaaatagtttaaaaaatctttaaaatgtGAAATAGAAtcatttaaaaaattttaaaataaaacatttttctaatgaaatattttctcttttttagttgAAACAAACAATCAAATGAAATGCATTTTCTTTTTCCCAAAGTGAATGGAATAAATCTATCTTATTTTGGGAATTTGATTGTTTCTTTAACTTTAGTTAGGACAAATGAATGGGGAGACAATTGCTTATATCTAAAAAGGGAAGTATAACAAATGGATGGAGAGATTAAGTGCGTATATTATATCTATATcaagaaatatttaatatttaaaagttatataaAGATGACTATTGAATTCTATTGTGATCTTTTATGAAAGCTAAAAAGACAACCATGAAAGAGATGTAACATTGGAGCACAATCATTAAGCATAATCCACGATTCAAAATTATAGATATTTTAGTGCTTATCAGTATTCGACTACTTACTAATACGGCGTTCGATATCCAATGCACTAGAAAATTTTGCAATTAACAGAGGAAAGGAAAGAACTTACCAACAGTTGCACTACGAAAAGTTGTGTAGCCATCATGAACGTTTCGACTGCTAGTAACGACAGTCAGGTGTTTGCCGTCTCCAATGAACATGAGATTTGGCTTCTTCTTGGGAATGTCCACATTCTCCTGATACATCCCTGCTTTAATGTGGATCACATATCTCCTCTTGCTCTTCTCAGGAGCTGCATCCACAGCCGCCTGAATACTGCTATGATGCCCGCTCCCGTCCGCCGCAACCACAGCATTAATCCTCATCCTATGTGCAGGAGCCCGTAAAAGCCGTCGATCTTCCGCCGACATCCACGACGGATAACCCTCCTCGTCAGATGCAATGAAATCTTCTGACAACAGGCGGCGCCGCCGATTGGAAATGGAATCTGCACTGCCCAGAGTTTGATTTGGTTGGGGAGAGAAATGGCCAACCATGGCAAGAGAATTGCTCACCAAATTCGACACGTAACTCAGTGGACCATTCAAGATGTGCTTGAGATTTCCTTTGCAGAGTTGGAAGCCCTCGAGACACGTGTACTGGTTTGTTATGGCCGCACTCAGCAGCGTCTGCAGCTCAGCGGCGTGTTTCGGCATGGACCAAAATGATGTGTTGTGCAGATTTGACAGCGTGGCGTTGAGCTGGTCCAGCGTGTCATCGAACATCTCCATACAGTCCTGGAGAGCACCGCGCTGCCTGAAGTCAAGGTCGGGGCTATAAAGACTGCGAGCATGGGCTATCACTTTCTCGACTGCTAATACGCCCACACTCACAGCAGCATTCACGATCTCCATGGAACCTGCTTGACTGGACAGCCCACGAAAACTTAAAAGACTTGAGACACACAATTCTGGATGAAGCGTGCTGCTGCACGCCTCTTTCACTGCATTTGAAGTCGAATTCCCCCATCCCAAACGATTTGTTCTCACACCTTTGTCTCCCTCTTTATCATGCCCATGAACTCCAACTGCGAGGAAGATAACGGCACCGACTATCAATACAGAAGCCAATGCGGTACCAAGAATTCTCTTGCTACTCGTGCGCTTGCCCAATTGCTCTGATCTACTATTCAGCTCATCATGATTTACACTCACCGAGCCCATTCTACTAGAAACCCACTACGCTAAGCCTCACTGCCTCAGAACCctaaatcaaaacaaaaatacatCAAAAGATAACTGAGATACCaggcttgggaatagctctccaaGACTGAATGGAGATGTTCGATGACACATGGACTTATATAAGAAATCTGCCCCTGTACAGCAGTACGAAAAATGGCAATAGTAGGGGGCATGGCATATATTGTTTGATAGAGGGGTTAAGTATTTTTCTTTTGGGTACTGAGTCTTTTCCGATTCGGCTTAGAGTTGTGTTTCTTTGGGTAATCTAGGTGTTTAGAACTAATACCATCTCTGTAAGTAACCTAACCTCTTGTCCCCTCGGTCTAAAGCAATTCGTTGATATTATTCGTCACATGGACTTCTTTTTCTAGTGACAATGCCTTGCACTGGATTAAAATTTGTCGGCAGGAAGACATAAGTCGGGAATACTTCTTTCTTCGAGAAGAATTGTGAAGTGCAAATTTGTGTTCTTCAATAACCTCATGTCTTTCAGGCCTATAGAGAATTAGCGTCGCACTCAAAACTGTAGTCattattaaatgcttaacatgtaTCCTAGGGACAATTGGTGGAAATGGGCCAATTCACCAATCaagttgtaatttgtaatgataGTTTGTTTGGGTGTCGCCATCTTCACATATTCTTATTAACAGCACTTCTTGCAAGCTAGCTCTAAAGATTCTAATTTACGGGGGCCGCCGCATTCTTTTTTCACTCCATCAAACTTTGATTTTAGGGTCAATTATGCTTTTATGCATGGGATTCTTTGTCGATTGCCTAAGAAAATGGTAAAGAATATCATGTCACATTCCTGTAATTGGCATGGTTTCTGATTTGAAAGACAAGTAATAAAGGAAAAAATTAATAGACAAATGGTTTCTGATTTGAAAGACAACTAAAAAAGGAAAAATTTATTAGATAAAACGCAAgaaaaaaatgatcaatttcatGGTTGCTTTGCTTTCGTATGTGGCTTGTATGTTTAACTTAACTTGCTTTACATTGAGCATTACATTTCACGTTGATTATTTACTTTTATTCTCGTCTCGTCGCCATGCAAAATATATTCCTGCTGGTACAAATATTGGATGGGTCACGTAATATTTGTTTTTTCCCTTCGGAGTTCGGACTTTTTATAAAGAATGACGTGTACAATTAAGTACTACTTATGGGAATATTTTCTGCCCACTTAATTGACTAAATCTCTTCAAACTCCAGTTCTTAAGATCTTTATCCAATGCCCATATCATCAAAGAGAAAAAATTGTCTATCCAATACATGAAAGGTTCTATTATTATGTCGAGTCTTTGATAAGATTACAGATatcttatttatttctttcttaagagttattttatttaattttagaattattttaaaatgatttta contains the following coding sequences:
- the LOC131078801 gene encoding pectinesterase, whose amino-acid sequence is MGSVSVNHDELNSRSEQLGKRTSSKRILGTALASVLIVGAVIFLAVGVHGHDKEGDKGVRTNRLGWGNSTSNAVKEACSSTLHPELCVSSLLSFRGLSSQAGSMEIVNAAVSVGVLAVEKVIAHARSLYSPDLDFRQRGALQDCMEMFDDTLDQLNATLSNLHNTSFWSMPKHAAELQTLLSAAITNQYTCLEGFQLCKGNLKHILNGPLSYVSNLVSNSLAMVGHFSPQPNQTLGSADSISNRRRRLLSEDFIASDEEGYPSWMSAEDRRLLRAPAHRMRINAVVAADGSGHHSSIQAAVDAAPEKSKRRYVIHIKAGMYQENVDIPKKKPNLMFIGDGKHLTVVTSSRNVHDGYTTFRSATVAVTGQKFIARDITFQNTAGPAKNQAVALRVGSDFSAFYRCSIKGFQDTLYVHSLRQFYRDCDVHGTVDFIFGNAAVVLQNCNLMARRPSPKQKIVYTAQGREDPNQNTGISIHNCRLLADPEFLAVKRSFQAFLGRPWRKYSRTVIIQSYLGDLIQPAGWYEWAGNFALDTLYYGEYKNYGPGAGTANRVKWRGHHVIRTSGEASRFTVGQFIQGNSWLPSTGVQYSSGLI